The nucleotide sequence TTGTACTAAACCTACGGTAGTTTTTGAAAGCAGCGAATAAAGGTCAACTTTTTATCAAAGTAAATTTTCACTTTAAATTAATTACCATGAAAAAAAAAGCCAACCATTATTCAAACTGCATGTTCTAAGGTAGCAGGTTTTTAGGAATTTTATGAAAAGTTTCGCAAAAAAATAACTGTTGCCGGAAAGAGTCAAAGTACCGTCAACAATTACACCCGGCACCTTGCAAAAATTGCCCTCCACTTTGACCAAGTTCCCACAGAAGTAGACCCCGACCAGATCAACGACTACCTCTTCTTGGTAAAAGAGCAGCACGAAAGCCCATCGGAAACCTATTTTAAATTTACCGTTTATGCCCTCCGCTATGCTTACCGGATAGAAGGGCTCAAAGACAAACGCATCGAGCTACCGTCTATCAAAAAGGACAAAAGGCTACCTGTCGTACTGAGCCGTGAAGAAGTAAAACGGCTACTGTGCACTCCAAAGCTGCTCAAGCACCGGGTCCTTATCGGACTGCTGTATGGATGTGGGCTGAGATGTTTTGAAGGACGGGGCATCAAACTTGCAGATCTGGACTTTGACCGAAAAGCGCTCCTTGTACATGGCAAAGGCAACAAAGACCGATATGTCCCCCTCAGCGATATGCTCATCAGAGGCCTAAAAACTTATATTGATGCCGAGCGGCCCGAGGAATGGCTTTTTAACGGAAAACCCGAAGGCTGTGCAGGTGGAGACTTTGACGGCAGGTATTCACAGCGCGGTGTCCAGTGGGCCATAAGACAGGCTGCCAAAGATGCGGGCATTGAAAAAGCGGTAAACGTACACACCCTGCGGCATACTTACGCTACGCACCTTTTGGAGGACGGGCTCAACATCATGACCATTAAAGACCTCCTCGGCCATGCATGTGTCCAGACAACCATGGTCTACCTCCATGTCGCCCAGTCCGGCAGGCAAAAACCGTTCAGCCCGCTTGACTCTTTATACCCCTCTAAGCAATGAGGGCGCAACATGAAGTGGCCCATGTCCTGAAAAAACATTGGCCAAAAGTGGAAAGCCACCCCAACATAAACAGGTGGCAGCTCCGTACTTTAGGTGCCCTTATGCGCTGCCGTACCAATGCCATGGGCGGGCATATATATGCCTGTAAAGCATGTGGCGTGGAACGGATCAGCTATAACAGTTGCAGGAACCGTCATTGCCCAAAGTGCCAGGGCAAGAACCGGGAAGATTGGATCCGAAAACGGGAGGGGGAGCTTTTGCCCGTACCATATTTCCATGTGGTGTTCACCTTGCCAGATGCACTGAACGGTTTGGCAATGGGCAAGCCCAAGGAAGTGTATGACACACTTTTTGAGGCCGCCTGGGAAACAGTGGCCACTTTTGCCTCAGACCCTCAACACCTGGGGGCAAAGGCAGGTATGGTTTCGATCCTCCATACATGGGGGCAGACCTTGTCCCTGCACCCCCACCTGCACTGTATCGTCCCGGGGGGCGGGCTTACAAAACAGGGAAAGTGGAAAGCGGCAAAAGGAAAAAAGAAGTCAGGAAAACGCAAGGCCAAATACCTTTTTCCGGTAAAGGCCATGAGCAAGGTGTTCAGGGCAAAATATGTTGAAAAGCTGAAATATAAGATCCCGGATTTACACAAAGCTTTGGCAAACTCTCTTTTTGAAAAAGATTGGGTCATATATGCCAAACGTCCATTTGGGCATCCCAAAGCTGTCCTGGAATACCTCGGAAGGTACACCCACAAGATCGCCATAAGCAATCACCGCATCAGGGAAGTAGGAAAGGACACCGTCACGTTCGGGTATAAGGATTACCGGCAAGGCGCCAAAAAGCTTGAGATGGAACTTGATGCCATGGAGTTTATACGAAGGTTCTCTATGCATGTCCTGCCAAGAGGCTTTATGCGCATCAGGCATTATGGTATTTTGAGCAGCTCCTCCAAAAAGACAAGCATTCCGGAAATATTAGGGCAACTGGAAAAAGGTATCACCAAAGCCAAGGAGGTACGAACCCTGGAAACCTACAACCCAAAAGTTTGCCCTTGTTGCAAAGAAGAAGCGTTGATCCCGATTGGTGTCATAAACAAAAGAGGCCCTCCCGTCTGGAAAAAGTCCCTGGACTATATAACCAATTAAAAACACAGCCACATTGGTGGCAATGGGAAAGGTATGCCTATACGGCAACAAAAACAGCTTTAAAAGGTCAAAAAATCGAAAATTGAGGCGGTAGATTTAACTTATAAACCCAAAACTGCGAAATCATAATTTGCAAAAAACTGCATTGGCCCTCAATTCTAACCTACAGAAAACCCCAACCCAGAACAGCAATCCCCATAGCGTTACCCCCGGTTTCGTACAACACTGGCTTCATTGTGGGCATTACATACCCAACGAAGCCTTAGTTGTTGTGCTCTAGTTATTTATTATTTTAACGTTTGTCAGATTAATTTTTACTTTTTCTTTCTTCATCTTATCCTTTACTTTATGACTAAAAATTAATTCCATATTTTTCTTATCTAGACTATCAATTTTAGCCTCCATATAAGGGCCAACTTTATAAAGATAGTATTCTTCTGGAATATCCTCTGTTCCAGTTGATATGTAGATATTGTCTGAGCAATTACAATATTCAAAATCTAAATCAGATTGTCCATTACATGATTTAATTATTCTTGTATAAAATTCGCCATTCCAATAAGATATTGTCGTATCAAATGTGTTAATCAGTTCCGCAAATTCATAATCATTAATTGGTTCAACCTGTATTACTTCATATAATTTGTTCTTAGGTGTTTTATCTGTATACCTTAAGGTTCGCAAATCATTCAATTGAGTTATCATCAAATCAATTACTGAATCCTTTTCTTTATTTTTTGCAATTAAAGAATCAACATTAACAGCAAATCCAACTTTTTCTGTTCTTGACTTTTCTTGACATGAAAGAAGAATAAGTGGTATCAGGATGAATGGTAGAATATTTTTCATAATTGAGCACAACGTGAGGGTATGAGAGGCTGCACATTTACGTGGCAGTTACTATCCACATACAGTGAAGTAAATATAAAGAGTAAAGGCCTGAATTACAACGCCTCTGTGCAGTCTCTTATACCTAATGTTACCACACGTTTCTATTTATATTTTCATTTATAGTATCTTGCTTCCATTTTTTATCAGTTATCTTTTTAAATTTTGATTATGAGTTTTCAATACATATTTGAGAGTTATTAATCCAAAATATGCGAAAAGACCCATAATTATTATAACAGGTGAAACTAACAAAGTAGGCAACAATCCGCTTTTTATTGCTGTAAAAAACATTCCGATTGATAGGATTATCGAAGCTCCTACTGGAGGAATTGCAAATAGGGCAAATAATAATTGATATTTAGTCTGAAATCTCTTATTTGTTAAAGAATATTTTTCATAGGAGTATATAATAAGAAATAGTATTACTGAAAATCCAAGGACAGCATATATTGATAATGAATCAGATTTTCTATGTCCGGAAGCTAGTATTAAAAAATCAACCAATAGGTATAAAAGGACAAATCCAAAAGATCCATACTGAAATATTAAAAAGGAAATTTTCGTTGATTTATCCATGTCAGATTGTGGTTGTTTTAATGTGTGCTAGTCGAGTCACCCCGGGGAGTTTCACCCCAAGGTTCTCACAGAACCGTACGTGAAAGTCTCCCTTCATACGGCTCTTCCTGTTCAGTCACAAATGTATTGCTACTTTTGGATATACCAATTTCCAGTGTGCGAATAAGTCTGGTTTTGCTTTATACTTTTCCCTGAGCCATCTGTTAGCAGAGCGCTTGTACAACCCCTTCTCCCATTTCACCCACTTCAATAATCTGTTGTTTAGTTCGTACCATATCCTGCGGGTGTGGTTTGACCATTTATAGCAATAATAATTAATTACTCCCCTGATTACAGGATTCAGTTCACGGGCAAGTTCTTCAAGGCTTTTACGCCACTTATGAATTTTCTTTCTCCTGAACTTTTCCAGCACACTGATTACGGATTTATGGCTGATATGGAATCGTGGCATTAAACGCAGACCTGACTTCAGTCTTGTCCATTCCGGACGAAAGGTGAAGCCCAGAAAATCAAAGCTCCGGCAATACTTATTTTCAGATTCCCCCCGAAGGTTTATTATTTTAGATTTCTCCTTGTTCAGTTCCAGCTTACAGGCTGACATGCGTCTCTGAATCTTGTCACGCATGTATAGAGCCTGACTTTCTGATTTGCAATGCACCACTATGTCATCAGCATACCTCTCAAACGGTTTTCGCGGATGGTATTTCTCCATCCACTTGTCAAAGCATACATGCAGAAAGATATTGGCCAGTAAAGGGCTAATTACTCCACCCTGAGGTGTTCCACTTGTCCTGTCTATATAGCATCCATCCCCTTGTATGATCCCTGCCTCTAACCATCTTTTCACATACAACAGAACCCACTTATCCTGGCAGTAATGCTCAACTGCCTTTAGGAGCATGTCA is from Cytophagaceae bacterium ABcell3 and encodes:
- a CDS encoding IS91 family transposase; the protein is MRAQHEVAHVLKKHWPKVESHPNINRWQLRTLGALMRCRTNAMGGHIYACKACGVERISYNSCRNRHCPKCQGKNREDWIRKREGELLPVPYFHVVFTLPDALNGLAMGKPKEVYDTLFEAAWETVATFASDPQHLGAKAGMVSILHTWGQTLSLHPHLHCIVPGGGLTKQGKWKAAKGKKKSGKRKAKYLFPVKAMSKVFRAKYVEKLKYKIPDLHKALANSLFEKDWVIYAKRPFGHPKAVLEYLGRYTHKIAISNHRIREVGKDTVTFGYKDYRQGAKKLEMELDAMEFIRRFSMHVLPRGFMRIRHYGILSSSSKKTSIPEILGQLEKGITKAKEVRTLETYNPKVCPCCKEEALIPIGVINKRGPPVWKKSLDYITN
- a CDS encoding tyrosine-type recombinase/integrase — its product is MVKEQHESPSETYFKFTVYALRYAYRIEGLKDKRIELPSIKKDKRLPVVLSREEVKRLLCTPKLLKHRVLIGLLYGCGLRCFEGRGIKLADLDFDRKALLVHGKGNKDRYVPLSDMLIRGLKTYIDAERPEEWLFNGKPEGCAGGDFDGRYSQRGVQWAIRQAAKDAGIEKAVNVHTLRHTYATHLLEDGLNIMTIKDLLGHACVQTTMVYLHVAQSGRQKPFSPLDSLYPSKQ
- the ltrA gene encoding group II intron reverse transcriptase/maturase, with translation MIDYYETKSQPITRIMVWRAYKKVRANKGSHGIDKMDWDMLDKDLQPQIYKLWNRLSSGSYFPMPVRESAIKKKSGGVRKLGIPTILDRIAQEVVKTHLERIMEPQFHNSSFGYRPGRNCHQAVNQAWANVFNHEWAIDLDIKSFFDTIDHDMLLKAVEHYCQDKWVLLYVKRWLEAGIIQGDGCYIDRTSGTPQGGVISPLLANIFLHVCFDKWMEKYHPRKPFERYADDIVVHCKSESQALYMRDKIQRRMSACKLELNKEKSKIINLRGESENKYCRSFDFLGFTFRPEWTRLKSGLRLMPRFHISHKSVISVLEKFRRKKIHKWRKSLEELARELNPVIRGVINYYCYKWSNHTRRIWYELNNRLLKWVKWEKGLYKRSANRWLREKYKAKPDLFAHWKLVYPKVAIHL